A region from the Wansuia hejianensis genome encodes:
- a CDS encoding DUF7601 domain-containing protein has protein sequence MKKRFLSRLSAAVAAGILTVAALGFNVYAAGAGNSKGNVSFEKTLDMAGAEGASVPDVTFGWTIVPGTGVAATGSNPEILAGVGQPVVSDVAYSHTDSAEDLTKTAAVDFSNVIFPAPGIYRYVVTEEASQNADVTNDSNRVRYLDIYVENGTEPDTYVISHSVLLTEAVTPGLDGKYGDGTSGKSSGYVNAYETYSLTLSKEVTGSMGNKGQEFDFTVEFTGPANAVFTYGNETISLDGQGKASVTGISLSDGDSIEITGIPSTVTYKITENIASTEGYTTSYQINNGAAADGTVTGSQTMGKADHTVAFTNNKEAVTPTGIFMNCVPFVLMVALAAAAAFLFLRRRNRA, from the coding sequence ATGAAGAAACGTTTTTTAAGCAGACTATCTGCGGCCGTGGCCGCCGGAATTTTAACAGTGGCCGCTCTGGGATTCAATGTGTATGCAGCTGGCGCAGGAAATTCAAAAGGCAATGTATCTTTTGAAAAAACACTGGATATGGCCGGAGCAGAGGGAGCAAGCGTCCCGGACGTCACTTTTGGATGGACAATCGTGCCTGGCACGGGAGTTGCAGCCACCGGTAGCAATCCGGAAATCCTGGCAGGCGTCGGACAGCCTGTGGTAAGCGATGTGGCATACAGTCATACGGACAGTGCGGAGGATCTGACAAAAACTGCGGCTGTAGACTTTTCAAACGTGATATTCCCTGCTCCGGGAATTTACCGCTATGTGGTTACAGAAGAAGCTTCGCAGAATGCCGATGTTACCAATGACAGCAATCGTGTCCGCTATCTGGATATCTATGTGGAAAATGGGACAGAGCCGGATACCTATGTAATCAGTCATTCAGTCCTGTTGACAGAAGCAGTCACCCCTGGTCTGGACGGTAAATACGGAGACGGGACGTCCGGAAAAAGCAGCGGCTATGTAAACGCTTATGAGACTTACAGCCTGACTCTCAGTAAAGAGGTTACCGGTTCCATGGGAAACAAAGGGCAGGAGTTTGATTTCACCGTTGAATTCACAGGCCCCGCCAATGCCGTCTTCACCTATGGCAATGAAACAATCAGCCTGGATGGGCAGGGCAAGGCGTCTGTGACAGGAATCAGTCTGTCAGACGGAGACTCCATTGAGATTACAGGTATTCCTTCTACGGTGACTTACAAAATTACCGAAAATATTGCATCGACAGAGGGCTATACGACCAGTTATCAGATTAATAACGGCGCGGCAGCCGATGGGACTGTAACCGGCAGCCAGACGATGGGTAAAGCGGATCATACAGTAGCGTTTACCAATAACAAGGAAGCTGTGACACCAACAGGTATCTTTATGAACTGTGTGCCGTTTGTACTGATGGTGGCGCTGGCAGCCGCGGCTGCGTTCCTGTTCCTGCGCAGAAGGAACCGTGCATAA
- a CDS encoding vWA domain-containing protein — MRGKKRERQKNKGLKRTLALALAVFVLLSLTEAPRILASSGNSTEPHSGAVAEQSAAEVRDQTAGTQDGAAGTPGGTEGGQAADEETEENDRQAGSSGNVQDEEQADSGGTDGGIVEYLPQALPEGLTVKAWTDAGVLPEDVYLEVEQLPGEDQNSRYAEALRASGTDADGFMLWDIGFYDAAGERVEPAGGSVHLEIACSGLNISEMDTASLSLRQMAETESGIAVQSVADTSESLSGNIAVDGETVHAAFTAESLSVFALTWSCNPEGGTARALGSVRAARPTAQMRAGHEKYVEKKEDGTYDLTLTVSGMAGTATSKAELDVVYVLDKSGSMNDGLGGGSKKTRREAAKDAIDSLTAALASNQNIDVRFSLVTFSGSDERWDRAWNDSEVAVDWTGDTRRITSSSGPSANGGTNYQAGLRNAKELLASARSGALTAVIFISDGNPTFRYDENGYTTGTGNSDLLGYNLQAAKDEAAGLGTNYFYTVGVGPKNNYSKLRDLKDAAPENTTKAFYEGTDEASLNAAFDDIQAAITTMLCSDVTIADTLSGHVQLTGIAAGNPASMTVAVRDGEGNVVVSGENSVEFEGVTITARYDESTRQVILDFPDDYELKGGYTYQVTVNIEPSEAAYEAYRNNGAAYTDTGEPGTGPASEGQQGFFSNSDSSLTYTYNGEQINDSYNRPVVQLEPGTLVIEKRIEGLEGEALDYLRQNLKFNYTLNNGSLQEVPFSEFTWNQESGSYQYRIEGLSPDTVYQAGEVNADISSVYNYLLTASSQNSQGTVERLETKTASFANTYEPGSHVLTIEKRVSGSMGDHNREFSFSLALARDGQAYTEDLIYTENENSGEKTLRADKGVYQFSLADGDEIHLTIPHGCAYTVVEENADYMLQVEPGGGVYSEGKLTGTLNEDSAAVFTNTKEMVPPTGIGWPVLPYLAMVLLALASATAFRMRRREG, encoded by the coding sequence ATGAGAGGTAAAAAAAGAGAGCGCCAGAAGAATAAAGGGTTGAAAAGAACGCTGGCTTTGGCGCTGGCAGTATTTGTATTGCTGTCTCTGACAGAGGCTCCGCGGATTTTGGCGTCGTCGGGAAATTCGACCGAGCCGCACAGTGGCGCAGTGGCGGAACAGAGCGCGGCGGAAGTCCGGGATCAGACAGCCGGGACACAGGACGGAGCTGCCGGTACCCCGGGAGGAACGGAGGGCGGCCAGGCGGCGGATGAGGAAACAGAAGAGAATGACCGGCAGGCTGGAAGCAGCGGGAACGTGCAGGATGAGGAACAAGCGGATAGCGGCGGAACGGACGGAGGGATCGTTGAATATCTTCCGCAGGCACTTCCGGAAGGACTTACGGTAAAAGCCTGGACGGATGCGGGAGTATTGCCGGAGGACGTATATCTGGAAGTTGAACAACTTCCGGGAGAAGATCAAAACAGCAGATATGCAGAAGCTTTGCGTGCGTCAGGGACGGATGCGGACGGATTTATGCTCTGGGATATTGGCTTTTATGATGCGGCAGGTGAGAGAGTGGAGCCGGCCGGGGGTTCTGTGCATCTGGAGATAGCTTGCTCCGGATTGAATATATCAGAGATGGACACAGCTTCGCTGTCCCTGCGGCAGATGGCCGAAACGGAAAGCGGCATAGCGGTTCAGTCAGTGGCCGATACTTCGGAAAGCTTGTCTGGGAATATAGCGGTAGACGGCGAAACGGTGCATGCAGCCTTTACGGCGGAAAGCCTTTCGGTGTTCGCGCTGACCTGGTCCTGCAATCCTGAGGGCGGCACGGCCCGCGCTTTAGGTTCCGTCAGGGCAGCCAGACCGACTGCGCAGATGCGTGCCGGGCATGAAAAGTATGTGGAGAAAAAAGAGGACGGGACTTATGATCTGACACTGACCGTTTCCGGCATGGCCGGGACAGCGACTTCAAAAGCGGAGCTGGATGTGGTCTATGTGCTGGACAAATCCGGAAGCATGAATGATGGTCTGGGAGGCGGCTCGAAAAAAACCAGGCGGGAGGCGGCCAAAGACGCTATCGACAGCCTCACCGCCGCGCTGGCTTCCAATCAGAATATAGATGTGCGGTTTTCTCTTGTGACGTTCAGCGGGTCCGACGAGAGATGGGACCGCGCCTGGAACGATTCGGAAGTGGCTGTGGACTGGACGGGAGATACCAGACGGATAACCAGCAGCTCAGGCCCGTCTGCCAACGGAGGGACCAATTATCAGGCGGGACTGAGGAACGCCAAAGAATTGCTGGCAAGTGCAAGGAGCGGAGCGCTGACAGCAGTGATATTTATATCGGATGGAAATCCAACATTTCGTTATGATGAAAACGGATATACAACCGGAACCGGAAACAGTGACCTTTTAGGATATAATCTGCAGGCGGCCAAAGATGAGGCGGCCGGCCTGGGAACAAATTATTTCTATACAGTGGGAGTAGGTCCGAAAAATAATTATTCAAAGCTGCGTGATCTGAAGGATGCCGCTCCGGAAAATACGACAAAAGCATTCTACGAAGGTACGGATGAAGCTTCGCTGAACGCGGCCTTTGACGATATACAGGCTGCAATTACCACAATGCTGTGCAGTGATGTAACTATAGCGGATACCCTGAGCGGTCACGTGCAGCTTACAGGTATCGCGGCAGGAAACCCTGCTTCCATGACGGTAGCCGTCAGAGACGGAGAGGGGAATGTGGTTGTCTCCGGAGAAAACAGTGTGGAATTTGAAGGTGTGACGATCACGGCACGATATGACGAAAGCACCAGACAGGTGATTCTGGATTTCCCGGATGATTATGAACTGAAGGGTGGCTATACCTATCAGGTGACCGTTAATATAGAGCCGTCGGAAGCCGCATATGAAGCTTACCGGAATAATGGGGCAGCCTATACGGATACTGGAGAACCCGGGACAGGGCCGGCGTCTGAGGGGCAGCAGGGCTTTTTCAGCAACAGTGACAGCTCACTCACCTATACTTACAATGGCGAACAGATTAACGATTCTTATAACCGGCCCGTCGTACAACTGGAACCGGGAACTCTCGTTATAGAGAAGAGGATTGAAGGGCTGGAGGGTGAGGCCCTGGATTATCTGAGGCAAAACCTGAAATTTAATTATACGCTGAACAATGGCAGCCTCCAGGAAGTCCCATTCAGTGAATTCACCTGGAATCAGGAAAGCGGGAGCTATCAGTACCGGATAGAGGGCTTGTCTCCGGATACCGTCTATCAGGCCGGTGAAGTGAATGCGGATATCTCTTCTGTATACAATTATCTGTTAACAGCTTCTTCTCAGAACAGTCAGGGAACTGTAGAACGCCTGGAAACGAAAACGGCTTCCTTCGCGAATACATATGAGCCGGGCAGCCATGTTCTCACCATTGAAAAACGGGTGAGCGGCAGCATGGGCGACCACAACAGGGAGTTTTCCTTTTCATTGGCACTTGCCAGGGACGGTCAGGCATATACAGAGGATCTGATCTATACGGAAAATGAGAATTCCGGGGAGAAAACCCTTCGGGCTGACAAGGGAGTGTATCAATTCTCACTGGCGGACGGCGACGAAATACATCTGACCATTCCCCATGGCTGTGCGTATACAGTGGTGGAGGAAAATGCGGACTATATGCTGCAGGTGGAGCCGGGCGGCGGAGTGTATTCAGAAGGAAAGCTGACCGGCACGCTGAATGAAGATTCGGCAGCGGTCTTTACAAATACTAAAGAGATGGTGCCGCCTACGGGAATCGGCTGGCCGGTTCTCCCATATCTGGCAATGGTACTCCTGGCTCTGGCTTCCGCAACGGCCTTCAGGATGAGACGCAGAGAGGGTTAA
- the lepB gene encoding signal peptidase I: MTEKRPEAPEQVIAARRKRLANQAEITSFAARGVLLVLLLCVIFGIVFGITPMKNNDMSPGIGAGDLLLYFRLENELRAQDIVVWEEAGTQYVGRIVAQGGDAVEITEDYRLKINGSVVIENNIYYSTPRYDSGVEYPLTLGEDQYFILCDYREGGKDSRYCGAVDRSEIKGKVITVIRRNNL, from the coding sequence ATGACTGAAAAGAGGCCGGAGGCGCCGGAGCAAGTGATAGCTGCCAGACGGAAGAGACTCGCAAACCAGGCGGAGATTACTTCCTTCGCGGCTCGCGGCGTTCTGCTGGTTTTACTGCTGTGTGTGATTTTCGGAATCGTCTTTGGAATTACACCTATGAAAAATAATGACATGTCGCCGGGTATCGGCGCAGGAGATCTGCTGCTGTATTTCCGCCTGGAAAATGAGCTGCGTGCCCAGGACATAGTGGTGTGGGAAGAAGCAGGTACCCAGTATGTCGGCCGAATCGTGGCGCAGGGCGGGGATGCTGTGGAGATTACGGAGGATTACAGGCTGAAAATCAACGGAAGCGTTGTCATTGAAAATAATATTTATTATTCAACGCCCAGATATGACAGCGGGGTTGAATATCCCCTGACATTGGGTGAAGACCAATATTTTATTCTGTGTGATTACCGGGAAGGCGGGAAGGACAGCCGATATTGCGGTGCGGTGGACAGAAGTGAGATTAAAGGCAAGGTAATTACCGTGATCCGCCGCAACAACTTATAG
- a CDS encoding tyrosine-type recombinase/integrase, producing MKSLSMKITDYLKYLKEQEKSASTRRQYHKDILNFLDYFGTTPASKDLVINYKEILQLSYRPASVNTKLAAINGFLEFAGRPELKVRLLKIQHRPYCPGDRMLTKAEYLRLVKASESRKNERLSLLLQTLCSTGIRVSELAFITAEAVKTGEAVVRLKGKTRIVLIPGKMKRKLSLYIKKQEIQSGPVFLTRGGRPLDRSNIWKMMKSLCTDAHVDPEKVFPHNLRHLFARCFYSIDKDLAKLADILGHSDINTTRIYIISTGKEHLRRLDTLDLVV from the coding sequence ATGAAGTCATTGAGCATGAAAATTACAGATTATCTGAAATATCTGAAAGAACAGGAAAAATCAGCTTCTACCAGGAGGCAGTATCATAAAGATATACTGAACTTTCTGGACTATTTTGGCACAACCCCGGCCTCTAAGGACCTGGTGATAAACTATAAAGAAATCCTTCAGCTCAGCTATCGGCCGGCCAGTGTGAATACAAAACTCGCGGCGATTAACGGGTTCCTGGAATTTGCGGGCAGGCCGGAACTGAAGGTCCGTCTGCTGAAAATACAGCACCGGCCATATTGTCCCGGGGACAGGATGCTCACGAAAGCGGAATACCTGCGGCTGGTGAAGGCATCCGAGAGCCGTAAAAATGAGAGGCTGTCATTGCTGCTCCAGACCCTCTGTTCGACAGGGATACGCGTGTCAGAGCTAGCGTTCATTACCGCAGAGGCGGTAAAAACAGGAGAGGCAGTCGTCAGGCTAAAAGGAAAGACACGGATTGTCCTGATCCCGGGAAAAATGAAGAGAAAGCTGTCTCTCTATATAAAGAAGCAGGAGATCCAGTCAGGACCGGTATTCCTAACCCGGGGAGGCAGGCCGCTGGACCGCAGCAATATCTGGAAGATGATGAAATCACTGTGTACGGACGCCCATGTTGACCCTGAAAAGGTATTCCCGCATAATCTCCGCCATCTGTTCGCCCGCTGCTTCTATTCTATCGATAAAGACCTTGCGAAGCTGGCAGACATTTTAGGGCACAGCGATATCAACACAACCAGGATCTATATCATATCCACAGGCAAGGAACACCTGCGGAGGCTGGATACGCTGGATCTGGTAGTTTAG
- the tig gene encoding trigger factor, with amino-acid sequence MRKKRILAILCLATALAATGCSNDTVDKDQGTTSESGKSNDTAEEGASDGKSSDISSVEPDTTPITEGDFALADCVKLGEYKGLKLTRSVEAVSEEDVDSYVASQMNVEEVTDAKATVQQGDTVNIAYEGTRDGVAFEGGTSSSYDLVIGSGRFIEGFEDGIIGMKAGESRDLDLTFPENYKTEDLRGAAVVFHVTVNKISRAPELTDEWVLENTDGEYTTAEEFRQFARDNLETNKQNSALQAMRQDAWRQVEEGTEFLQLPRAYVEEGETEFESGVKQEAAYSGMELDAYIEANGLSQEQYENRKEQYGRAAAKSRLMLDALQEAEGLSTEDEEYQEGLEKLAESYGVDADTLVASYGQNTVEQYIMTSRVLDRLLSYADITDETE; translated from the coding sequence ATGAGAAAAAAAAGGATTTTAGCTATTTTATGCCTTGCCACAGCGCTGGCTGCAACAGGCTGCAGCAATGATACTGTGGATAAAGACCAGGGAACTACGTCGGAGAGCGGGAAATCAAACGACACAGCGGAAGAAGGAGCTTCTGACGGCAAAAGCAGCGATATTTCCTCCGTTGAGCCGGATACCACTCCGATTACAGAGGGTGATTTTGCACTGGCAGATTGTGTGAAGCTGGGAGAATATAAAGGACTGAAGCTGACCCGGAGTGTGGAGGCTGTCAGCGAGGAAGATGTGGACAGCTATGTCGCTTCTCAGATGAATGTTGAAGAGGTAACGGATGCAAAGGCTACTGTACAGCAGGGCGATACGGTGAATATCGCGTATGAGGGGACAAGAGACGGGGTGGCTTTTGAAGGCGGGACCAGCAGCAGTTATGACCTGGTGATTGGTTCGGGCAGGTTTATTGAGGGCTTTGAGGATGGCATCATCGGTATGAAGGCAGGCGAAAGCAGAGATCTGGACCTCACATTTCCGGAGAATTATAAGACGGAGGATCTGAGGGGGGCTGCGGTAGTTTTTCATGTGACGGTCAATAAGATTAGCCGTGCCCCTGAACTGACGGATGAATGGGTGCTGGAGAATACGGACGGGGAATATACAACGGCGGAGGAGTTCCGGCAATTTGCCAGAGACAATCTTGAGACGAACAAACAAAATTCAGCGCTGCAGGCCATGCGCCAGGACGCCTGGAGACAGGTTGAAGAGGGCACGGAATTCTTGCAGCTTCCCAGGGCCTATGTGGAAGAGGGAGAGACAGAATTTGAATCTGGAGTAAAGCAGGAAGCGGCTTACAGCGGCATGGAGCTGGATGCCTATATAGAGGCCAACGGCCTGAGCCAGGAGCAGTACGAGAACCGTAAGGAGCAGTATGGGAGAGCGGCCGCCAAGAGCCGCCTGATGCTGGATGCTCTGCAGGAGGCGGAGGGCCTGAGCACAGAAGATGAAGAGTACCAGGAAGGCCTTGAGAAGCTTGCAGAGTCCTATGGTGTGGATGCGGATACGCTGGTAGCCTCCTATGGGCAGAACACTGTGGAACAGTATATCATGACCAGCCGTGTGCTGGACAGGCTGCTGAGCTATGCTGATATTACAGATGAAACGGAGTAA
- a CDS encoding Spy0128 family protein translates to MFQRFRIRYMGVLLTSILAVLFFPGRVPAAERSCAVSIPVEIRVTGNGVPADEEYRIRIGGENVPMPGETEITLKGGGKAQFGPITYSTPGDYRYRISQTAGNAENFTYDTSVYTVTVRVVNNEEDGLSAEIWAVKDGSEDKSTEIVFSNSYKKPVTPEPKPTAAPAAQAKAENVDTGDDQAALPWVTALLVSALGTVLAVKLKPRHNR, encoded by the coding sequence ATGTTTCAGAGATTCAGAATAAGGTATATGGGCGTATTGCTCACCTCAATCCTTGCGGTTCTGTTTTTTCCGGGAAGGGTGCCGGCCGCGGAGCGTTCCTGCGCCGTATCCATACCCGTGGAAATAAGGGTGACAGGGAATGGCGTGCCGGCGGATGAAGAATATCGGATTCGCATAGGAGGAGAAAACGTTCCGATGCCCGGGGAGACGGAAATTACGCTGAAAGGCGGAGGAAAAGCGCAGTTTGGGCCAATTACTTATAGTACGCCTGGGGATTACCGGTACCGGATCAGCCAGACAGCGGGAAATGCTGAAAATTTTACTTATGATACATCAGTTTATACCGTGACTGTCCGGGTGGTAAATAATGAGGAAGACGGCCTCAGCGCTGAGATCTGGGCGGTTAAGGACGGGTCGGAAGATAAGAGCACGGAGATCGTGTTCAGCAACAGCTATAAAAAACCTGTAACGCCGGAGCCGAAACCGACAGCGGCGCCGGCCGCCCAGGCGAAGGCGGAAAACGTTGATACAGGAGATGATCAGGCGGCTCTGCCATGGGTTACGGCACTCCTTGTGAGTGCTCTGGGAACGGTGCTGGCGGTAAAATTGAAGCCGCGTCACAACAGGTAA
- the srtB gene encoding class B sortase, with protein MHKKRTGAGHRTRRLSCLQAAARIAGAGSRVLNAAAALLILLLLLYGGYSLWDTVMIYRGAFAGEELLQYKPVGERQENPTLKELQGINPDVRAWVTVEGTHIDYPVVQGKTNMEYINKDVFGDFSLSGSVFLDCRNQPDFSDGYNLLYGHHMDNGGVFSDVAEFTGQDYFDSHQKGELYLPGGTHAFQVFACVETDAFDSVIFSPGGQGDQMDIFLAYVRDNAVQYREIGVTASDSIIGLSTCAEAETNGRVIIFGRLEE; from the coding sequence GTGCATAAAAAACGTACCGGGGCAGGGCACAGAACTAGGAGGCTGTCCTGCCTCCAGGCGGCGGCCAGGATCGCGGGGGCAGGCAGCCGCGTTCTCAATGCAGCCGCAGCCCTGCTGATTCTGCTCCTGCTGTTATATGGCGGTTATTCCCTCTGGGATACTGTCATGATTTACCGGGGCGCTTTCGCGGGAGAAGAATTGCTGCAATACAAGCCTGTGGGAGAGCGGCAGGAAAATCCCACGCTGAAGGAGCTTCAGGGAATTAATCCGGATGTACGGGCATGGGTGACGGTTGAAGGAACACATATAGATTACCCGGTTGTGCAGGGAAAGACAAATATGGAATATATCAATAAAGATGTATTCGGGGATTTCTCTCTGTCGGGTTCGGTATTTTTAGATTGCCGGAACCAGCCGGACTTTTCTGACGGATACAATTTGCTGTACGGCCATCACATGGATAACGGCGGGGTGTTCAGCGACGTAGCGGAGTTTACCGGTCAGGATTACTTTGACAGCCATCAGAAGGGCGAACTCTATCTGCCTGGCGGGACACATGCATTCCAGGTGTTTGCCTGCGTGGAGACGGATGCGTTTGACAGCGTGATATTTAGTCCTGGCGGACAGGGAGATCAAATGGATATTTTTCTGGCATATGTCCGGGATAACGCGGTGCAGTACCGCGAGATCGGCGTCACGGCGTCTGATTCCATAATTGGACTATCAACTTGTGCCGAAGCTGAGACAAACGGCCGCGTGATCATTTTCGGACGGCTGGAAGAATAA